The following are encoded in a window of Ricinus communis isolate WT05 ecotype wild-type chromosome 4, ASM1957865v1, whole genome shotgun sequence genomic DNA:
- the LOC8264665 gene encoding inactive protein tyrosine kinase pTKL isoform X1, with translation MASSPPPPPTPTSPPSASNSENSATRSPPSMPPKVDDGDPKSSAPQVLDEMPHLTHFQILDSEENMDKYKKYEADYTRRLMAKYFSKQNLYGGNIFDEKMTIDDEIILSSKWPCTRSFADPMNGFEEQSNVGSTSET, from the exons ATGGCATCGTCACCGCCACCACCGCCAACCCCAACGTCGCCTCCTTCTGCCTCAAATTCCGAGAACTCAGCTACTCGCTCCCCTCCATCTATGCCGCCTAAG GTCGACGATGGCGATCCCAAGAGTAGTGCTCCCCAAGTGCTTGATGAAATGCCACACTTGACCCATTTTCA GATTCTTGACAGTGAAGAAAACATGGACAAGTACAAAAAATATGAAGCTGACTACACACGCCGGTTGATGGCTAAATACTTCTCTAAGCAGAATCTTTATGGAG GAAACATAtttgatgagaaaatgacaaTTGATGACGAGATTATACTATCAAGCAA GTGGCCTTGTACACGATCATTCGCAGACCCAATGAATGGTTTTGAGGAACAGAGCAATGTTGGTTCAACATCAGAAACCTGA
- the LOC8264665 gene encoding FH2 domain-containing protein 1 isoform X2, whose amino-acid sequence MASSPPPPPTPTSPPSASNSENSATRSPPSMPPKVDDGDPKSSAPQVLDEMPHLTHFQILDSEENMDKYKKYEADYTRRLMAKYFSKQNLYGGNIFDEKMTIDDEIILSSGLVHDHSQTQ is encoded by the exons ATGGCATCGTCACCGCCACCACCGCCAACCCCAACGTCGCCTCCTTCTGCCTCAAATTCCGAGAACTCAGCTACTCGCTCCCCTCCATCTATGCCGCCTAAG GTCGACGATGGCGATCCCAAGAGTAGTGCTCCCCAAGTGCTTGATGAAATGCCACACTTGACCCATTTTCA GATTCTTGACAGTGAAGAAAACATGGACAAGTACAAAAAATATGAAGCTGACTACACACGCCGGTTGATGGCTAAATACTTCTCTAAGCAGAATCTTTATGGAG GAAACATAtttgatgagaaaatgacaaTTGATGACGAGATTATACTATCAA GTGGCCTTGTACACGATCATTCGCAGACCCAATGA
- the LOC8264666 gene encoding basic leucine zipper 43: MVMEPHEIKGFHYPPHANSSVPGLLSLSPTDNTLSYANLSQNPESSSSFFSRSFPSNSPIHFPLHIFSTNTSPASADSSLNKTSNHQVGNSHERKLKRMISNRESARRSRIRKKKQIEELDCQVNHLRTMNHQLSEKVIHLLENNQQILQENSQLKERVSSLQLVLSDLLIPMRNVEESICNPNRLRGETSN; the protein is encoded by the coding sequence ATGGTCATGGAGCCACATGAAATCAAGGGATTCCATTATCCACCTCATGCAAACTCCTCAGTTCCAGGTCTTCTCTCTCTGTCTCCTACAGACAACACTCTATCTTATGCAAATTTATCTCAGAATCCAGAATccagctcgagtttcttcagTAGATCATTCCCATCCAACTCTCCAATCCATTTCCCGCTCCATATATTCTCTACAAATACATCACCTGCCAGTGCGGACTCTTCTTTGAACAAGACGAGTAATCACCAAGTAGGTAACTCCCACGAGAGAAAACTTAAGAGGATGATATCCAACAGAGAATCTGCTCGAAGATCACGCATACGCAAGAAGAAGCAAATCGAAGAGCTTGACTGTCAGGTTAATCATCTCCGAACCATGAATCATCAGCTTTCCGAGAAGGTTATTCATTTGTTAGAGAACAACCAGCAAATCCTCCAAGAGAATTCCCAGCTCAAGGAGAGAGTTTCTTCTCTTCAACTTGTTCTGTCCGACTTACTCATACCCATGAGAAATGTTGAAGAGAGCATCTGCAATCCCAACCGCCTTAGAGGTGAAACTTCAAACTGA
- the LOC8264667 gene encoding LOW QUALITY PROTEIN: uncharacterized protein LOC8264667 (The sequence of the model RefSeq protein was modified relative to this genomic sequence to represent the inferred CDS: substituted 1 base at 1 genomic stop codon) encodes MANISFLHRHRHLYHDPDDDSSLHLHHHRRRNPHRSLTTEPYFPLFSSSSSSSSSALHDPLSQENTFNIIPEDGDVSDPESVILGGADLLDRENQVTFVMDLFQQRVEQSQVMGSTSHLVSDSINDSDFGVCELGMDHLDFDLGLGFGLENYEFQNINSHNNGNNSIIINDNNDEDDFFIERRLSGLQSCEAESTVSFHSNAIRVVGFGSDSDSEDNENTLAIELNSGDELDDVNLGNNCNSFDDYVDDEEEDASVTIPLCWDSLQLEDHRENNEDFEWEEVDGRVDEREVLSMFVDDEEAASVSLSIXPVIAPEDMVNVERVGGFGNLEWEVLLNANNLDSHADHDHDDRNAEPYFGDHDDYIYTAEYEMLFGQFAENENSLIVRPPAAKSVVEKLPSVVLTKEDVESNNALCAVCKDEINVGEKAKQLPCTHRYHGDCILPWLGIRNTCPVCRYELPTDDADYERRKAAQRAVAVGHHL; translated from the coding sequence ATGGCAAATATTTCATTCCTTCACCGCCACCGCCACCTCTACCACGATCCCGACGACGACTCCTCTCTgcacctccaccaccaccgACGTCGCAACCCCCACCGTAGCCTAACAACCGAACCATACTTTCCTCTCTTTtcctcatcttcttcttcttcttcttccgcACTGCACGACCCACTTTCCCAGGAAAATACTTTCAACATAATTCCCGAAGACGGTGATGTTTCAGATCCGGAGTCAGTAATTTTGGGTGGGGCCGATCTTCTAGACCGCGAAAATCAAGTAACTTTCGTTATGGATCTTTTTCAACAGCGAGTCGAACAGTCTCAGGTAATGGGTTCCACTTCCCATTTGGTAtctgattcaattaatgactCTGATTTCGGTGTTTGTGAATTAGGAATGGATCATTTAGACTTCGATTTAGGATTAGGGTTTGGTTTAGAGAATTATGAGTTTCAAAATATAAACAGCCACAATAATGGTAATAATAGTATTATCATTAATGATAACAATGATGAAGATGATTTCTTCATTGAAAGAAGGCTTTCTGGGTTACAATCTTGTGAGGCTGAGTCTACTGTAAGCTTTCATTCAAATGCTATTCGGGTTGTTGGGTTTGGGTCTGATTCCGATTCCGAGGATAATGAAAATACTTTAGCTATTGAATTGAATTCAGGGGATGAATTAGATGATGTGAATTTAGGAAATAATTGTAATAGTTTTGATGATTATGTTGATGATGAGGAGGAAGATGCCAGCGTTACAATTCCTCTTTGCTGGGATTCACTTCAATTGGAGGATCATAGGGAAAATAATGAGGATTTTGAGTGGGAGGAAGTTGATGGTCGTGTTGATGAACGGGAAGTTCTAAGTATGTTTGTTGATGATGAGGAGGCTGCCTCTGTCTCTTTATCAATTTAACCTGTAATTGCACCTGAGGATATGGTTAATGTAGAGAGGGTTGGAGGCTTCGGGAATTTGGAATGGGAAGTTTTATTGAATGCTAACAATTTGGATTCGCATGCTGATCATGACCATGATGATCGTAATGCTGAGCCGTATTTTGGGGATCATGATGATTATATTTACACTGCTGAGTATGAGATGTTGTTTGGTCAATTTGCTGAAAATGAGAATTCATTGATTGTTCGTCCTCCGGCAGCTAAATCTGTTGTTGAGAAGCTTCCGTCTGTGGTTTTGACAAAAGAGGACGTAGAGAGTAACAATGCACTCTGTGCTGTTTGCAAGGATGAGATTAATGTTGGGGAGAAAGCAAAGCAGTTACCATGCACGCATCGATATCATGGGGACTGCATTTTGCCATGGCTGGGGATTAGGAATACTTGTCCCGTATGTCGATATGAGTTGCCCACAGATGATGCTGATTATGAACGAAGGAAAGCAGCACAAAGAGCTGTTGCTGTTGGTCATCACCTTTGA